The proteins below come from a single Takifugu rubripes chromosome 10, fTakRub1.2, whole genome shotgun sequence genomic window:
- the LOC105417017 gene encoding uncharacterized protein isoform X2, producing MAATCTMQQPFGLGPRGPDHPHGVHQGPGAQQGANGASGASRPEEQHHKPFFYIQPSQPYLPLQWSVPMPMPYNPYYNYPGYGMPVMPSYQSYPYMEPPSFVVPHTHLHLMDYRRMLNPQYYQTMAYQSRRFRYQHNGQTREMTNSEVQTEPPSGAKRTSSPRTTELEASASFSSSSSPPSSQLMSPAATVQKNDQSAALKDAMAPPAARAPTNGSFVIQTEEVRIECCTTPVGMQLLRSHETTGVAHSFSRDLVQCGSVPQDRAMDNAPGLPEDPSEQALRACPDILLVGAPNNGGKIPPLEEESSRDGQCGEKGVTATSKIQLPFGPKYLDQLRKMESMVWSAEETLIPSSESLIKNEYPDSYDQRPAESPGPEGPQIRAEPPSKGNGSPGPPRVASEAENPVLADTPGTLEATAQETNSDEPYLLMLEDPPQLDEENRDGNDIGILDHQDSSFESLPAYLPSASWLADFESVRYRSRFPVIQNSSELPSRRRKLDPECKEPAMGHLLKQRYKPKDRRSLSDHECCLRRNYYCENSFDPGSKRDPLCTRCLTKRTVCASPGPDSRALKRKAVPFRQRNDTPLPTCDACMRHSKKRPTHGCCPNVGRRRRARDAEVESSENSSSRAGSKCPDAGRRPAGLKRPLAPKQNLVTHPPGTYPNEPPCQRCCCPHGNAIQETDENCSVLPLREKWKHVDPLCYRRQTEKSCRALVPKHDSDSSRKDARSQHLNIHKRARAQGTCRKDTRC from the exons ATGGCGGCCACGTGTACCATGCAACAGCCCTTTGGTCTGGGCCCTCGAGGTCCAGACCATCCACATGGAGTTCATCAGGGCCCAGGAGCCCAGCAGGGAGCTAATGGAGCTTCGGGAGCCTCCCGGCCTGAGGAGCAGCACCACAAACCTTTCTTCTACATCCAGCCGTCGCAGCCATACTTGCCTCTGCAGTGGTCGGTCCCAATGCCGATGCCCTACAACCCGTACTATAATTATCCTG GTTATGGAATGCCAGTGATGCCCAGTTACCAGTCATATCCGTACATGGAGCCACCCAGCTTTGTGGTTCCACATACGCATCTCCACCTGATGGACTACAGGCGCATGCTCAACCCCCAGTATTACCAGACCATGGCCTACCAATCCCGGAGGTTCCGCTACCAGCACAACGGCCAGACCCGAGAAATGACCAACTCCGAGGTTCAAACCGAGCCGCCGTCCGGTGCGAAGAGGACAAGCAGCCCCAGGACCACCGAGCTGGAGGCCTCTGCCAGCTTCTCCAGCAGTTCCAGTCCTCCCAGCAGTCAGCTGATGTCACCAGCCGCGACCGTTCAGAAGAACGATCAGTCTGCGGCGCTGAAAGACGCGATGGCGCCTCCTGCCGCCAGAGCGCCGACCAATGGCAGCTTTGTGATccagacagaggaggtgaggattGAATGCTGCACCACGCCGGTTGGAATGCAGCTCCTCCGCTCCCACGAGACCACGGGGGTTGCTCACAGCTTCTCCCGGGATTTGGTCCAGTGTGGTTCTGTGCCGCAAGATCGTGCCATGGACAACGCCCCGGGCCTCCCCGAGGACCCGTCTGAACAGGCTCTAAGGGCGTGTCCTGATATCCTGTTGGTCGGGGCGCCCAACAATGGTGGGAAGATTCCACCATTGGAGGAGGAGTCTTCCAGAGATGGTCAATGTGGCGAGAAAGGTGTGACCGCGACGTCCAAGATTCAACTGCCCTTCGGTCCAAAGTATCTGGACCAGCTGAGGAAGATGGAATCCATGGTCTGGTCGGCAGAGGAAACTCTCATTCCTTCCTCTGAATCCCTCATTAAAAACGAGTATCCAGACTCTTACGACCAGAGGCCGGCTGAGAGTCCCGGACCTGAAGGTCCACAGATCAGGGCGGAGCCTCCCTCCAAAGGAAACGGGTCGCCTGGTCCTCCTCGCGTGGCGTCTGAGGCTGAGAACCCTGTCCTGGCGGATACTCCTGGTACCTTGGAGGCTACAGCACAGGAGACAAACTCGGATGAGCCCTATCTGCTGATGTTGGAGGATCCACCCCAGCTAGATGAGGAGAACCGGGACGGGAACGACATCGGAATCCTGGATCATCAGGACTCGTCCTTCGAATCGCTGCCTGCCTACCTCCCCTCGGCGAGCTGGCTAGCAGACTTTGAAAGCGTCCGCTACCGTAGCAGGTTCCCGGTGATCCAGAACAGTTCAGAGCTGCCGTCCAGAAGACGGAAGCTGGACCCGGAGTGCAAGGAACCAGCGATGGGTCACCTTCTGAAGCAGAGGTACAAACCTAAAGACCGGAGGAGCCTGTCGGATCACGAGTGTTGCCTCAGAAGAAATTACTACTGCGAGAACTCATTTGATCCCGGTTCCAAAAGGGATCCACTTTGTACCCGATGTCTCACAAAGCGAACCGTCTGCGCTTCCCCGGGACCGGACAGTCGGGCCTTGAAAAGAAAAGCGGTCCCTTTCCGCCAGAGGAACGACACACCCTTACCAACGTGTGACGCCTGCATGCGGCATTCCAAAAAACGACCGACGCACGGCTGCTGTCCCAACGTCGGCCGGCGGCGTCGCGCGCGAGACGCGGAGGTGGAGTCGTCGGAGAACAGCTCCAGTCGCGCCGGGTCAAAATGTCCTGACGCGGGCAGGAGGCCCGCAGGCCTCAAGAGGCCGCTGGCGCCGAAGCAGAACCTGGTGACGCATCCGCCGGGCACCTACCCCAACGAGCCGCCGTGCCAGCGGTGCTGCTGTCCCCATGGCAACGCGATCCAGGAGACGGACGAGAACTGCTCCGTGCTTCCGCTCCGGGAGAAATGGAAGCACGTGGATCCGCTGTGCTACCGCCGCCAAACAG AGAAATCGTGCCGAGCGCTGGTTCCCAAACACGACAGCGACTCCTCCAGGAAGGACGCGAGGTCACAACACTTGAATATACACAAGAGAGCACGAGCACAAG
- the LOC105417017 gene encoding uncharacterized protein isoform X1, whose product MAATCTMQQPFGLGPRGPDHPHGVHQGPGAQQGANGASGASRPEEQHHKPFFYIQPSQPYLPLQWSVPMPMPYNPYYNYPGYGMPVMPSYQSYPYMEPPSFVVPHTHLHLMDYRRMLNPQYYQTMAYQSRRFRYQHNGQTREMTNSEVQTEPPSGAKRTSSPRTTELEASASFSSSSSPPSSQLMSPAATVQKNDQSAALKDAMAPPAARAPTNGSFVIQTEEVRIECCTTPVGMQLLRSHETTGVAHSFSRDLVQCGSVPQDRAMDNAPGLPEDPSEQALRACPDILLVGAPNNGGKIPPLEEESSRDGQCGEKGVTATSKIQLPFGPKYLDQLRKMESMVWSAEETLIPSSESLIKNEYPDSYDQRPAESPGPEGPQIRAEPPSKGNGSPGPPRVASEAENPVLADTPGTLEATAQETNSDEPYLLMLEDPPQLDEENRDGNDIGILDHQDSSFESLPAYLPSASWLADFESVRYRSRFPVIQNSSELPSRRRKLDPECKEPAMGHLLKQRYKPKDRRSLSDHECCLRRNYYCENSFDPGSKRDPLCTRCLTKRTVCASPGPDSRALKRKAVPFRQRNDTPLPTCDACMRHSKKRPTHGCCPNVGRRRRARDAEVESSENSSSRAGSKCPDAGRRPAGLKRPLAPKQNLVTHPPGTYPNEPPCQRCCCPHGNAIQETDENCSVLPLREKWKHVDPLCYRRQTEKSCRALVPKHDSDSSRKDARSQHLNIHKRARAQAGTCRKDTRC is encoded by the exons ATGGCGGCCACGTGTACCATGCAACAGCCCTTTGGTCTGGGCCCTCGAGGTCCAGACCATCCACATGGAGTTCATCAGGGCCCAGGAGCCCAGCAGGGAGCTAATGGAGCTTCGGGAGCCTCCCGGCCTGAGGAGCAGCACCACAAACCTTTCTTCTACATCCAGCCGTCGCAGCCATACTTGCCTCTGCAGTGGTCGGTCCCAATGCCGATGCCCTACAACCCGTACTATAATTATCCTG GTTATGGAATGCCAGTGATGCCCAGTTACCAGTCATATCCGTACATGGAGCCACCCAGCTTTGTGGTTCCACATACGCATCTCCACCTGATGGACTACAGGCGCATGCTCAACCCCCAGTATTACCAGACCATGGCCTACCAATCCCGGAGGTTCCGCTACCAGCACAACGGCCAGACCCGAGAAATGACCAACTCCGAGGTTCAAACCGAGCCGCCGTCCGGTGCGAAGAGGACAAGCAGCCCCAGGACCACCGAGCTGGAGGCCTCTGCCAGCTTCTCCAGCAGTTCCAGTCCTCCCAGCAGTCAGCTGATGTCACCAGCCGCGACCGTTCAGAAGAACGATCAGTCTGCGGCGCTGAAAGACGCGATGGCGCCTCCTGCCGCCAGAGCGCCGACCAATGGCAGCTTTGTGATccagacagaggaggtgaggattGAATGCTGCACCACGCCGGTTGGAATGCAGCTCCTCCGCTCCCACGAGACCACGGGGGTTGCTCACAGCTTCTCCCGGGATTTGGTCCAGTGTGGTTCTGTGCCGCAAGATCGTGCCATGGACAACGCCCCGGGCCTCCCCGAGGACCCGTCTGAACAGGCTCTAAGGGCGTGTCCTGATATCCTGTTGGTCGGGGCGCCCAACAATGGTGGGAAGATTCCACCATTGGAGGAGGAGTCTTCCAGAGATGGTCAATGTGGCGAGAAAGGTGTGACCGCGACGTCCAAGATTCAACTGCCCTTCGGTCCAAAGTATCTGGACCAGCTGAGGAAGATGGAATCCATGGTCTGGTCGGCAGAGGAAACTCTCATTCCTTCCTCTGAATCCCTCATTAAAAACGAGTATCCAGACTCTTACGACCAGAGGCCGGCTGAGAGTCCCGGACCTGAAGGTCCACAGATCAGGGCGGAGCCTCCCTCCAAAGGAAACGGGTCGCCTGGTCCTCCTCGCGTGGCGTCTGAGGCTGAGAACCCTGTCCTGGCGGATACTCCTGGTACCTTGGAGGCTACAGCACAGGAGACAAACTCGGATGAGCCCTATCTGCTGATGTTGGAGGATCCACCCCAGCTAGATGAGGAGAACCGGGACGGGAACGACATCGGAATCCTGGATCATCAGGACTCGTCCTTCGAATCGCTGCCTGCCTACCTCCCCTCGGCGAGCTGGCTAGCAGACTTTGAAAGCGTCCGCTACCGTAGCAGGTTCCCGGTGATCCAGAACAGTTCAGAGCTGCCGTCCAGAAGACGGAAGCTGGACCCGGAGTGCAAGGAACCAGCGATGGGTCACCTTCTGAAGCAGAGGTACAAACCTAAAGACCGGAGGAGCCTGTCGGATCACGAGTGTTGCCTCAGAAGAAATTACTACTGCGAGAACTCATTTGATCCCGGTTCCAAAAGGGATCCACTTTGTACCCGATGTCTCACAAAGCGAACCGTCTGCGCTTCCCCGGGACCGGACAGTCGGGCCTTGAAAAGAAAAGCGGTCCCTTTCCGCCAGAGGAACGACACACCCTTACCAACGTGTGACGCCTGCATGCGGCATTCCAAAAAACGACCGACGCACGGCTGCTGTCCCAACGTCGGCCGGCGGCGTCGCGCGCGAGACGCGGAGGTGGAGTCGTCGGAGAACAGCTCCAGTCGCGCCGGGTCAAAATGTCCTGACGCGGGCAGGAGGCCCGCAGGCCTCAAGAGGCCGCTGGCGCCGAAGCAGAACCTGGTGACGCATCCGCCGGGCACCTACCCCAACGAGCCGCCGTGCCAGCGGTGCTGCTGTCCCCATGGCAACGCGATCCAGGAGACGGACGAGAACTGCTCCGTGCTTCCGCTCCGGGAGAAATGGAAGCACGTGGATCCGCTGTGCTACCGCCGCCAAACAG AGAAATCGTGCCGAGCGCTGGTTCCCAAACACGACAGCGACTCCTCCAGGAAGGACGCGAGGTCACAACACTTGAATATACACAAGAGAGCACGAGCACAAG
- the LOC101064549 gene encoding uncharacterized protein isoform X1 translates to MEDGGKQSNTFGSGQQRNHSRPFFYVQPPSQPYFLYQHWQMNNPYSHYGLPGGFNFGRPAVHPYMYMHYPGFVYPPGPVYPVDHRRVFEPRHPAPAWSDVPPRQHCSQPCREMACSEAQTDPSDAVNKLIECLGKIRELDSGVASQSSGIFSPADEKKSEEEAEALPLVPEASCLGSVSTTCSDSAVAVYDAESSNRSHDPLSWSGGLEEDLPLDSSSVHEECSQQPGEVSDIQTSTSVTPLSVPNELLRPAKMASSQPGRQDAEHDDKGPKAERQGADQDYQIIKLPFESILATEDQAAGQRYGYLSMRSTHERMSVLSPSLDELSSREDIFSTDLDDADLYPKRVYAGRRLVEVVSRSPRAAEEVEEVWLGGSKRYVCACCGKNLTKVASRGKGHRTCWDEGGDSDEDSQYGQGCEQPVRVVVRKHVVPRKCHSALPWHVTKAAYKRGQYEDPADPANPEEGPALKLEVSEENPEESNDLQRGTCQERLGREALPPSDSGRWGDAGVIPRRRPMAQRQEMSTLRKVMYHRPRDEEDEPPPPPPHWDRGGSIRRGDSRC, encoded by the exons ACGGAGGCAAACAATCCAACACATTTGGCAGTGGGCAGCAGAGAAATCACTCCAGGCCATTTTTCTATGTCCAGCCGCCATCTCAGCCCTATTTTCTCTACCAGCACTGGCAGATGAACAACCCCTACAGTCACTATGGTTTACCTGGAG GTTTTAACTTTGGACGTCCTGCCGTTCACCCTTACATGTACATGCATTATCCTGGGTTTGTTTACCCACCTGGCCCAGTATACCCAGTGGATCACAGGCGAGTGTTTGAGCCCCGCCATCCCGCCCCTGCCTGGAGCGACGTCCCCCCTCGGCAGCATTGCTCCCAACCCTGTCGAGAGATGGCCTGTTCAGAGGCTCAGACGGATCCCAGTGATGCTGTGAACAAGCTGATCGAGTGTCTGGGTAAGATTCGGGAGCTGGACTCGGGTGTGGCCTCTCAGTCCTCTGGGATTTTTTCACCTGCTGATGAGAAGAAGAgtgaagaggaggctgaagcCTTGCCTTTGGTACCTGAAGCTAGCTGTTTGGGCTCCGTGAGCACGACATGCAGCGATTCTGCAGTGGCGGTGTATGACGCCGAGTCCAGCAATCGGAGCCACGATCCCCTGAGCTggtcaggaggactggaggaagaTTTGCCACTTGATAGCTCTTCAGTTCACGAAGAGTGCTCTCAGCAGCCAGGAGAGGTCTCGGATATCCAGACAAGTACTTCGGTGACTCCTCTAAGTGTCCCAAACGAGCTGCTgagaccagccaaaatggcctCCAGCCAGCCAGGGCGACAAGACGCCGAACATGATGACAAAGGCCCGAAAGCGGAACGACAGGGAGCCGATCAAGACTACCAGATCATCAAGCTTCCCTTTGAGAGCATTTTAGCCACCGAGGATCAGGCCGCCGGCCAACGCTACGGCTACCTGTCCATGCGCAGCACTCACGAGCGCATGAGCGTTCTCAGCCCGTCCTTGGACGAGCTGTCCTCCAGAGAGGACATCTTCTCCACAGACCTGGACGATGCCGACCTTTACCCCAAACGTGTGTACGCGGGCCGGAGGCTTGTGGAAGTCGTGAGCAGGTCTCCGCGAGCCGCAGAGGAAGTCGAGGAAGTGTGGCTGGGGGGCTCAAAGAGGTATGTGTGCGCCTGCTGTGGGAAGAACCTCACAAAGGTGGCGTCCCGCGGTAAAGGCCACAGGACGTGCTGGGATGAAGGCGGAGACTCTGACGAAGACAGCCAATATGGACAAGGCTGCGAGCAGCCTGTCAGGGTGGTCGTCAGGAAGCACGTGGTACCCAGGAAGTGCCATTCCGCGCTGCCATGGCATGTGACTAAAGCTGCCTATAAGAGAGGTCAATACGAGGATCCAGCGGATCCTGCAAATCCGGAGGAGGGTCCAGCCCTGAAGCTGGAGGTGTCTGAAGAGAATCCAGAGGAGAGCAACGATCTGCAGCGTGGGACATGTCAGG AAAGACTCGGCAGAGAAGCTCTTCCCCCGTCCGATTCAGGCCGGTGGGGGGACGCTGGCGTGATCCCCAGGAGGAGGCCCATGGCCCAACGCCAAG AGATGAGCACCCTGAGGAAGGTGATGTATCACAGGCCGAGAGACGAGGAGGATGAGCCGCCGCCTCCCCCGCCGCACTGGGACCGAGGTG GCTCCATCAGAAGAGGAGACTCCAGATGTTGA
- the LOC101064549 gene encoding uncharacterized protein isoform X2 yields MEDGGKQSNTFGSGQQRNHSRPFFYVQPPSQPYFLYQHWQMNNPYSHYGLPGGFNFGRPAVHPYMYMHYPGFVYPPGPVYPVDHRRVFEPRHPAPAWSDVPPRQHCSQPCREMACSEAQTDPSDAVNKLIECLGKIRELDSGVASQSSGIFSPADEKKSEEEAEALPLVPEASCLGSVSTTCSDSAVAVYDAESSNRSHDPLSWSGGLEEDLPLDSSSVHEECSQQPGEVSDIQTSTSVTPLSVPNELLRPAKMASSQPGRQDAEHDDKGPKAERQGADQDYQIIKLPFESILATEDQAAGQRYGYLSMRSTHERMSVLSPSLDELSSREDIFSTDLDDADLYPKRVYAGRRLVEVVSRSPRAAEEVEEVWLGGSKRYVCACCGKNLTKVASRGKGHRTCWDEGGDSDEDSQYGQGCEQPVRVVVRKHVVPRKCHSALPWHVTKAAYKRGQYEDPADPANPEEGPALKLEVSEENPEESNDLQRGTCQERLGREALPPSDSGRWGDAGVIPRRRPMAQRQEMSTLRKVMYHRPRDEEDEPPPPPPHWDRGSIRRGDSRC; encoded by the exons ACGGAGGCAAACAATCCAACACATTTGGCAGTGGGCAGCAGAGAAATCACTCCAGGCCATTTTTCTATGTCCAGCCGCCATCTCAGCCCTATTTTCTCTACCAGCACTGGCAGATGAACAACCCCTACAGTCACTATGGTTTACCTGGAG GTTTTAACTTTGGACGTCCTGCCGTTCACCCTTACATGTACATGCATTATCCTGGGTTTGTTTACCCACCTGGCCCAGTATACCCAGTGGATCACAGGCGAGTGTTTGAGCCCCGCCATCCCGCCCCTGCCTGGAGCGACGTCCCCCCTCGGCAGCATTGCTCCCAACCCTGTCGAGAGATGGCCTGTTCAGAGGCTCAGACGGATCCCAGTGATGCTGTGAACAAGCTGATCGAGTGTCTGGGTAAGATTCGGGAGCTGGACTCGGGTGTGGCCTCTCAGTCCTCTGGGATTTTTTCACCTGCTGATGAGAAGAAGAgtgaagaggaggctgaagcCTTGCCTTTGGTACCTGAAGCTAGCTGTTTGGGCTCCGTGAGCACGACATGCAGCGATTCTGCAGTGGCGGTGTATGACGCCGAGTCCAGCAATCGGAGCCACGATCCCCTGAGCTggtcaggaggactggaggaagaTTTGCCACTTGATAGCTCTTCAGTTCACGAAGAGTGCTCTCAGCAGCCAGGAGAGGTCTCGGATATCCAGACAAGTACTTCGGTGACTCCTCTAAGTGTCCCAAACGAGCTGCTgagaccagccaaaatggcctCCAGCCAGCCAGGGCGACAAGACGCCGAACATGATGACAAAGGCCCGAAAGCGGAACGACAGGGAGCCGATCAAGACTACCAGATCATCAAGCTTCCCTTTGAGAGCATTTTAGCCACCGAGGATCAGGCCGCCGGCCAACGCTACGGCTACCTGTCCATGCGCAGCACTCACGAGCGCATGAGCGTTCTCAGCCCGTCCTTGGACGAGCTGTCCTCCAGAGAGGACATCTTCTCCACAGACCTGGACGATGCCGACCTTTACCCCAAACGTGTGTACGCGGGCCGGAGGCTTGTGGAAGTCGTGAGCAGGTCTCCGCGAGCCGCAGAGGAAGTCGAGGAAGTGTGGCTGGGGGGCTCAAAGAGGTATGTGTGCGCCTGCTGTGGGAAGAACCTCACAAAGGTGGCGTCCCGCGGTAAAGGCCACAGGACGTGCTGGGATGAAGGCGGAGACTCTGACGAAGACAGCCAATATGGACAAGGCTGCGAGCAGCCTGTCAGGGTGGTCGTCAGGAAGCACGTGGTACCCAGGAAGTGCCATTCCGCGCTGCCATGGCATGTGACTAAAGCTGCCTATAAGAGAGGTCAATACGAGGATCCAGCGGATCCTGCAAATCCGGAGGAGGGTCCAGCCCTGAAGCTGGAGGTGTCTGAAGAGAATCCAGAGGAGAGCAACGATCTGCAGCGTGGGACATGTCAGG AAAGACTCGGCAGAGAAGCTCTTCCCCCGTCCGATTCAGGCCGGTGGGGGGACGCTGGCGTGATCCCCAGGAGGAGGCCCATGGCCCAACGCCAAG AGATGAGCACCCTGAGGAAGGTGATGTATCACAGGCCGAGAGACGAGGAGGATGAGCCGCCGCCTCCCCCGCCGCACTGGGACCGAG GCTCCATCAGAAGAGGAGACTCCAGATGTTGA